One stretch of Roseibium sp. HPY-6 DNA includes these proteins:
- a CDS encoding ABC transporter ATP-binding protein has product MALVLELKDLSKAYGAITVADELSYQLAQGEALGVIGPNGAGKTSMFNLITGTVRADHGQILFNGADVTRMSAAKRCRLGIARSFQIPQPFSNMTVFENVLVAATHGAKLPSAMADKHCLEMLQLTGLIDKANDVSGSLTLLGRKRLELARALCAQPKLLLLDEIAGGLTEGECHALVQTINTIRSTGISIIWIEHIVHALLSVADRLIVVDFGRKIADGAPKETMASREVQEIYMGVDADV; this is encoded by the coding sequence ATGGCGCTCGTTCTTGAACTCAAGGACCTTTCGAAAGCTTACGGCGCGATAACCGTCGCCGACGAGCTCTCCTATCAGCTGGCCCAAGGCGAAGCGCTCGGCGTGATCGGACCGAACGGCGCCGGCAAAACCTCCATGTTCAATCTGATCACCGGCACGGTTCGGGCAGACCATGGACAGATACTGTTCAATGGCGCCGACGTTACGCGCATGTCGGCCGCGAAAAGATGTCGTCTCGGCATAGCGCGGTCCTTTCAGATACCCCAACCGTTCAGCAACATGACCGTTTTCGAAAACGTTCTGGTCGCCGCAACTCACGGCGCAAAATTGCCGTCGGCAATGGCGGACAAACACTGCCTTGAAATGTTGCAGCTGACGGGCTTGATCGACAAGGCGAATGATGTCTCCGGTTCGCTCACACTGCTGGGCCGGAAACGCCTGGAATTGGCAAGAGCTCTTTGCGCGCAGCCGAAGTTGCTCCTGCTGGACGAAATCGCAGGCGGTTTGACCGAAGGCGAGTGCCACGCGCTGGTTCAGACCATCAATACGATCCGGTCGACCGGCATATCCATCATCTGGATCGAGCACATCGTCCACGCCCTGCTGTCGGTGGCCGACCGGCTCATCGTAGTCGATTTTGGCCGCAAGATCGCGGACGGCGCCCCGAAGGAAACGATGGCCAGCCGCGAAGTTCAAGAGATCTATATGGGGGTCGATGCCGATGTCTGA
- a CDS encoding ABC transporter ATP-binding protein, with amino-acid sequence MPMSDPLLSTRALDAHYGDIQALFGVDVSIDRGEVIAIIGANGAGKTTLMRSITGLLPNGNGMVSFRNQPIGASRADQIAKLGIAMVPEGRQLFQSLSVEENLVIGGQMNRKGPWDLQKVFQLFPVLKERRAVPATALSGGQQQMVAIGRALMSNPELILFDEISLGLAPIIIKSIYEALPDIIGEGMSAIIVEQDIAKALSVAGRVYCMQEGRISLEGRSNELSREQISAAYFGV; translated from the coding sequence ATGCCGATGTCTGACCCGCTTTTGTCAACACGCGCTCTTGATGCGCACTACGGGGACATTCAGGCTCTTTTCGGCGTCGATGTATCCATTGATAGAGGTGAAGTGATTGCGATCATCGGCGCCAATGGCGCTGGCAAGACAACATTGATGCGCTCGATTACCGGGCTGCTGCCCAACGGAAACGGCATGGTGAGCTTTCGCAATCAGCCGATCGGCGCTTCCCGGGCCGACCAGATCGCGAAACTGGGCATTGCGATGGTGCCCGAGGGCCGTCAGCTGTTCCAGTCTCTCTCGGTCGAGGAAAACCTCGTTATCGGTGGCCAGATGAACCGAAAGGGTCCATGGGACCTGCAAAAGGTCTTTCAGCTGTTTCCCGTTCTGAAGGAAAGACGCGCCGTGCCGGCAACGGCCCTGTCCGGCGGCCAGCAACAAATGGTCGCCATCGGGCGCGCGCTGATGTCGAACCCGGAGCTCATCCTCTTTGACGAGATCAGCCTGGGCCTTGCGCCCATCATCATCAAGTCGATCTACGAAGCGCTGCCGGACATCATCGGTGAAGGCATGAGCGCCATTATCGTTGAGCAGGACATTGCCAAGGCTCTCAGCGTCGCTGGCAGGGTCTATTGCATGCAGGAAGGCAGGATCTCGCTTGAAGGCCGTTCGAATGAACTGTCCCGGGAACAGATCAGTGCTGCCTATTTCGGAGTCTGA
- a CDS encoding branched-chain amino acid ABC transporter permease, with amino-acid sequence MDWINAIVQGVLLGGLYALFAAGLSLIFGVMRLVNIAHGDFIVLAAFLALSTTTALGINPLLTLAIVVPVMAGIGYVLQRGILNQTLGDDILPPLLVTFGLSVIIQNGLLEVYSADPQKMNAGPIETASVALPGGLNVGVLPLVMFAVSVAVIAGLQWIFYQTALGRAFRAVSDKQDIAQLMGLNKAHVFGLAMALSLAVVAVAGVFLGIRTSFDPSIGPGRLIFGFEAVIIGGLGNLWGTLIGGIILGVSQNIGAQINPGWQLLAGHIAFLIVLAVKPRGLFPRIDG; translated from the coding sequence ATGGACTGGATCAATGCCATTGTTCAAGGCGTGCTTCTGGGAGGCCTCTATGCTCTGTTTGCGGCCGGCTTGTCGCTGATTTTCGGCGTGATGCGGCTGGTCAATATCGCGCATGGCGATTTCATCGTTCTGGCTGCCTTTCTCGCGCTTTCAACAACGACCGCGCTTGGCATAAATCCGCTGCTGACGCTCGCTATCGTCGTTCCGGTTATGGCCGGGATCGGCTATGTGCTTCAGCGCGGCATTCTCAATCAGACCCTTGGCGATGATATCCTGCCACCTCTTCTGGTCACGTTCGGACTTTCGGTCATCATTCAAAACGGCCTGCTCGAAGTCTATTCCGCCGACCCGCAAAAGATGAATGCAGGCCCGATCGAAACGGCAAGTGTTGCCCTTCCCGGCGGACTGAATGTCGGCGTCCTTCCCCTCGTCATGTTTGCCGTTTCGGTCGCCGTCATCGCCGGCCTTCAATGGATTTTCTACCAGACGGCTCTCGGTCGTGCGTTCCGCGCTGTTTCGGACAAGCAGGACATCGCCCAGCTGATGGGCCTGAACAAGGCGCATGTCTTCGGTCTGGCGATGGCGCTTTCATTGGCGGTCGTCGCCGTTGCCGGCGTCTTTCTTGGTATCCGGACGAGTTTCGACCCTTCCATAGGCCCTGGGCGGCTGATCTTCGGATTTGAAGCCGTGATCATTGGCGGTTTGGGCAATCTGTGGGGCACGCTGATCGGCGGCATCATTCTCGGTGTCAGCCAGAACATCGGCGCCCAGATCAACCCGGGCTGGCAGCTTCTGGCCGGCCACATCGCCTTCCTGATCGTGCTCGCGGTAAAGCCACGCGGCCTGTTTCCACGGATTGACGGATGA